One Nicotiana tomentosiformis chromosome 1, ASM39032v3, whole genome shotgun sequence genomic window, GAGGGGCTACCGGAAACAGCTTTTATGCCTTCTTAAAGGAGGGGTAAGGTATGCATACACTCGATCCTCCCCAAAGCCTACTTGTGGGactacactgggtatgttgttgttgtaatttttATGTAATCAGGTCCTTGTACAAGATGCAGATGACATTATCAACCTGATGCACGAATTCTATAGCTTTTTCACAAGCACAATCTTTGTGATGTTTTGATTCCAATAGATTCTTACTCTTGTCAAAGAAACCTAAAAGCCTTCTTATGAAATGGCTATGGAGATATGGTGATGAACAAGGAGCACGCTGGAAGGAAATTATCAAAGCAAAGCAGGTTGAGCGATGTCACTGGAGCACTAAAGTGAATTCAGCATCATATGGTGTTGGAGCCTGGAAGCATATTAGCAAACTATGGCAGGAATCGTTTCTGATGTGTCCTTTGAAGTGGTAGATGGATGCTAGTAAATAGTTAAATACCAACATACTTACCAGGTAAGTTCTGTTTCATACCAAGAGAACCACATAATTCTGCAAATTTGTCATGCTTAGCAACAATCTCCAGCAGGATCATAAGATCATCTACCTTAAAGGAAGAAGCCAAATTGTACGCAGCCAAAAGATACAAGAACCCCAAGATCTCGTCTTGGTTCCCTTTTGTCACCTTCATCTTAACCTTCCAATCCCTTGCAATATTTCTTGCTACTCCCCTCACAAAACCCCGAATCTCTGGTGAAACCCTAATTAACTGCTCTAACAGCAGAATGCAGCTCCGTCGGGCAACACTGCCCTCAAACTCTGTTTCTCCCTTTCTCAAATGGGGAGGATAGAAACCTTCCATTGCATCAAGAACCAGTTGTGCAGGGTCAGGAGACATCTGAAGAGCCTTAAAAACCTCATCAGACATCAAATCCAGCTCCTTCTCATGCTCATTTAAGAATATCTGCAACCTCTTTCCATCCATTATCACAACAAAACTTGTAACAGTAGAATTACCTACAATAGCATTGACCCTGTCCAGTGCTACTTCTTCCGCAGGCTCTGACTTTATGTGCGCATTAGGAATAGCATTCAACTGCTTCTCTTTCTCTCCGAGCTCTTTACACCTATCCTCAAAATGTTTCTCCCTTGATTCAAGCTCTTCTAATCTATCCTTAACCCTTTCCTCTCTAAGTATAACTTCTTTCATGCGTTGCTCAAAAAGTCCCTGCTCTGCCAGGAATATTTTCTTTTCTGATTGAAAGCCCTCATAGTTTTTTTTTGCAAATTCCTCTACTGAATCCAGTTTCTTCTCCTTTGAATTAAGTTCTTCAAACCGCTGCTTATATGCTTCTTGAAATGAATCAAGCTCTCTCTCCCTCAAATTCAGTCTCTCGTTGAATGACTTCAAGTGTTCCTCGTGGAGTTCAAGTTTCTTCTTCATTACATCATGAAATTTctccttgtgctcaagttccttCTTCATTGAGGACAAGAAGTCCTCCTTAGATTCAAGTTGCTTCCTAAGAGCAATCAAGTTATCTGCTTCAGCTTTGAATTCCTTCTTCACTGACTCGAATTCATTCTCCTTCTCCCTCAGCTCCTTTTTGACAAAATCCaagtttttttccttttctttaagTTCCTTCATCACAATATCTAAGTTACTTTCCTTCAATCCCAATTCTTTCTTCATATTATCCAACATATTTTCCTTGACAGAAAGTTCCTTCTTCACCGCATCCACATTAATTTCCTCCTCCCTTAGATCCTTTTTAACAAAATCTAaatttttttccttctctttaaGTTCCTTCATCACAATATCTAAGTTACTTCCCTTCAATCGCAGTTCTTTCTTCATACTATCCAACATGTTTTCCTTATAAGTAAGTTCCTTCTTCAAAGAATCCAAGTTAGTTTCCTTCTCCCTTAGTTCCTTTTTTGCATGTAccaattttttttcattttctctaAGTTCCTTCTCCAAATAGTCTAAGTTACTTTCCTTCACTCTTAATACTTTCTTCACACCTTCCAACCTGTTTTCCCTAACAGCAAGTTCCTTGTTCACAGATTCCACGTTATTTTCCttttctccaagttctttcttCAAAATCTCCAATTTACTTTCCTCACCTCTTACTTCTTTCTGCATACTATCCAACCTATTTTCCTTGACAGCAAGTTCCTTGTTCATAGATTCCAAGTTATTTTCCTTTTCTCTAAGTTCTTTCTTCATTATCTCCAATTTACTTTCCTTCAGTCTTACTTCTTTCATCACACCATCCAACCTACTTTCCTTAACAGCAAGAGCCTTCTTCAGAGGTTCCAAGTTATTTTCATTCTCCCTTAGTTCCTTTTTCACAGATTGCAAGTTATTTTCATTCTCCCTTAGTTCCTTTTTCACATAATCCAAGTTATTCTCCTTCACCCTCAGTTCTTTCTTCACATTATCCAACTTACATTCCTTTATCACCAGCTCTTTATTTAAAGATTCCAACCCCATTTCTCTATCCTCAAGTTCCTTCTTCATGGACTGCAAATTATGTTCCTTGACTTGAATTTCTTCCATCCTTTCAGCCAATTCTTGATCTTTCAACTCAAGAGCATGTGTTTCATGGTGAATCCAACTCTGAATCCTATTCAAATCCTTCTCTTTCAACCtaatttcaattaatttttcCTCCACATCGCCTGTTTGTTTCCGCTCGAATTCAACCTCATCCCAAAGCCTTTCCACCACCTTCTCCTGATCATTCAGCTTCTCCTCCCTTAACTTCACAGTCTCAGCAAACCCTTTTCGTGCCAAACTCAAATCCTTCCACTTCGATTCCAATTCCTCCTCTTTCCTCTCAACTTCTTCGCGTTTTCGTTCAACTGATTCCCTAATAGCATTGAGTTCCTTCAAGCTCTCCGCCGCTGATTCTTGAACTGATCCTAAATGCATCTCCGATGATTCCATCTCATTGAAGCATTCCTTCAAACACTTGCTGGACAATTCTAAGTCCTTCTCAAAAGTTCCCCATTCTGAAactaaattaaatattttttgccTTAACTCCACCGTTTTCTCCTCGTTGTTATGCAATGCTTCCGATATCTTTTCCAGTACACCCATATTGCTTCACCAACATACATACAAACCAAAAAAAGACAAATATTTAACAGTTAATACAGTACAgagagggggagggggggaagTCAGAATTTAGAGTATAATAGCAGTCAACAAGAGTGCCGAAACAGAGAATTTTGTTTGAAAACTGAGATTTTGGAAGCATGAAAACTTCTATGGGAAGTTAAAAGTTACAGTAGTAGGGTTCGTAGAGAATACTAAAACAAAATGGAACTGGAAAAGGGAAAAGGAAGTTTCCGCTTCTAATCTAAAAGGGTGAAGAGATACATACTGATTCCAGCTATTTTACAATAGACGTGGGTCCCCCTGTCATACTTTTCGCTTTCTCCTGTTTtcctttttgtgtttttttttaattCCTCTTCAAAATAGTATCGAGTTTAGAAGCCTGTcgtattataaatatattatatatattatatattatattatggatgttcatttagtactccgttataaataagattcctgaagaaacttatccatatgagattgcgccgtaaatatgtttatgtatttagtactctattagaaataagcctcctgaagaagcttatcttttcggtactccgttatggatataTATTActcatggtagaagattatctatatctggcacaacatcttagagtagcagcttacacagcagtttcttttcttctataaataaaggagaatgcagttcattatgtacataagtttgaagtttgaataatatatcagtttctctctatacttgtctttactttactatCTTTATTtaataacacgttatcagcacgagactctgccatctcaagaaaatactttgaaagtatcagaggtacgaactttctttttctaaataatgtcaaatctttctaaacttgagtttgtagccctggatatatcgggcaaaagatacatgtcttgggtgcttgatgccgaaattcatcttgatgcgatgggtctagcAGACatcatcaaagataaaaatcaggcatcaaaccaagatcgtgccaaagcaatgatattcctacgccatcaccttgatgagggcctgaaaatgaaatatcctactgttaaagatccagtcatactgtggaataatttaaaagatagatatgaccacctgaagatggtcgttcttccacgggcacattatgattggactcatctaaggctacaagattttaaatctatcagtgagtataattctgctatgttcagaattattttccaattgaaactatgtggtgacaatattactgatcatgatatgttggagaaaaatTTTACCactttcatgcctcgaatatgctcctgcagcagcaatatcgagagatgggattcaaaaagtattctcaacttatctcacatcttcttgtagccgagcaacataatgggctattaatgaaaaaccatgaaagtcgacctactagttcttgtccattccctgaagtgaatgagacgaacttccaccaagctaagcgtagaagaggacgtggccccagtcgtggtcatggtcgtggccggggaggaaactctaatcgtggtaataacaatgcaccaaagaaccatCCTTACCACCGGCAGTGGAAaatgaaggaacaaaagcatgaagcggtgcaagcagcaaagccagaaaatgcatgttatagatgtggaggaaaagagcactggtcacgtacatgtcgtacgcccaagcacctggttgagctgtatcaagcctccctaaagaagacagagaaaaatgttgaagcaaattttatttctgaagataattaagacttcatgcatttggatgtagctgattattttgcactcccagaaagagaaacaagtcatgtgattgGTAGTAAtatgtagaaatgtaaatattttaatttttgttgtttgtagtagatagtatggttatgtaattgttgtacataaataaaagttatgctttgaaaataatgtttactatcatattaattttgtttatgtcattttgaagaatatggataatcctcaaattatgtttggatcaaagaccaatcatgaagatatttgtgtaattgataatggaacaactcatgccatattcaaagatcagaaatacttttcttatttgcataaggaaaaagcaaatgtttccaagatttctggtaatataagtttgattgaaggctccggaagagccactgtatttctgtctaagggaacaaaacttattatcgataatgcattgttctcctccaagtcccgaagaaacttgttgagttttatagatatccgccgaaatgagtatcatgttgagacaatagatgaaataaacgtggaatatctttgtattacaaagaatatttctggctagaaatgcattgtagaaaagttaccaactttatcttctggtttatactattcaaagattagtacagttgaagcacactctatcgtaaaccaaaagtttactgattcaaatacttttgtgctttggcatagtcgtttgggccatcctgaatcaataatgatgagacgaattactgaaaatttgagtgggcatccattaaagaacctgaagattcttacaaatgatgatttttttttgtgatgcttgttatcaaggaaTGATCACTAGACTATCACCAataaggttggcattgagtcccctgcctttttagaacgtatacatggggtcatatgtggacctattcacccaccaagtgggctgtttagatattttatggtcctaatagatgcatcttcaataTGGTCTCAtatgtgcctactatcatctcgcaacctcgcgtttgcaaagttattagcccaaataattcgattaaaggtacaattcccagattatcctataaaggttattcgccttgataatgctggagaattctcatctcaagttTTTGATAATTATTGCctatcagttggaataaaagttgaacatcatgtagcttatgttcatactcaaaatggccttgcagattcatttattaaacggctgcaattgatagcaagaccactacttatgaaaacaaaattgcccactattGTTTGGGGTCATGCTttcttgcacgcagcatcacttatccgtctcagaccaacacattataataaatattctccgtcataattagtttttggtcatgaaccaaatattgctcatctacaaatttttggatgtgctgtatatgtgccagtaacaccaccacagcgcagtaagatgggcccccaaagaaggttaggaatatatattgggttttaatcaccctctattattcgctatcttgaaccattggcgggagatttatttactgctcgatttgcagattgtcgatttgatgaaacaaatttcccataATTAGGggcagagaaaaaggaaatcaaaagataaattgtgtgaaaagtttcatcattatctcactttgatccacgtacccctacaTGTAATAAGGAGGTccaaaagattatccatttataaaatatagcaaatcaaatgcaagacgcatttactgatttgaaaaggataactaagtcgcatATCCCTACAGAGAATGtacctatccgaattgatgtcccaacaggaccatctactagcatgagagctagtgaacctaaagcacgcctgaagtgtggtagacctttgggttctaagtatcgaaatcctagaaaaagaaaatcgacaaatgatcaaaataatattatgaagggatctcctgaagagacccaagatctgattagttctgagattcctgaagaaatcaatgaacccgatactcaagtgagtgaggaacttttaataagttctactggtgatggaattaatttaaatcgatctaaaatagtggtggataatatttttgcatataatgttgcacttaacattatgcaagatagtgagaatcttgaaccccgatctgtcgaaaaatgtcgacaaagatttgattggccaaaatggcaagagtcaattcaatcagaattgaagtcacttgctaaaagagaggtctttggaccagtagtccaaacacctcctggtataaagccagttggtcataaatggggttttgtgcgaaaaaggaatgataaaaatgaagttgaaagatacaaggctcgccttgttgcacaaggattctcacaacgacctggagtcgattatgaagaaacatattcaccagttatggatgccataacatttcgatatctcattagtttagccttacgtgaaaggcttgaaatacatttaatggatgtggttacagcttatctgtacgggtcacttgataatgaaatttacatgaaaatccctgaaggatttaaaatgcctgaagcatattcaaaatctcgggaaatgtactcaatcagattataaagatttttgtacggtttaaagtaatctgggcgcatgtggtataatcgcctcagtgaatatttgctgaaagagggttacataaatgatgttatttgtccatgtatttttataaagaaaataacttcagaatttgttatacttgttgtttatgttgatgacataaatcttgttggaactttagaaaagctccaaaaggcaattaaaTATCCTAAGAAAGaattttgagatgaaagatcttgaaaagacaaaactttgtcttggtctgcaaattgaatatttagcaaacgagatctttatccatcaatatGCCTATAcaaaaagggtcttaaaacgcttttacatggacaaagcgcactcattgagtacaccaatggttgttcgatcacttgaagtgaatacagatttgttccgacctcccgaagaagatgaggaactccttggtcctgaagtactctatctcagtgcaattggtgcactaatgtatcttgctaatgctacaaggcctgacataacattttctgttaatttactagtaagatatagttcttctcctacacgaagacattggaacgagattaagcatatattgcgatttttaaagggaactcttgatatgggtttgttttatgctaactgttggttatgcagatgcaagttatttatctgatccccataaagctagatctcaaaccgggtacgtttttatatgtggaggtactatcatagcatggcgctccacaaagtaatttattgttgctacttcttcaaagcaatctgggcgcatgtggtataatcacctcagtgaatatttgctgaaagagggttacataaatgatgttatttgtccatgtatttttataaagaaaatggatTCAGaattttgttatacttgttgtttatgttgatgacataaatcttgttggaacttcaaAAGATCTCCAAAagacaattgaatatcttaagaaaaaatttgagatgaaagatcttggaaagacgaaactttgtcttggtctgcaaattaaacatttagcaaacgagatctttatccatcaatctgcctatataaaaagggtcttaaaacacttTTACAAGGacaagcgcacccattgagtacaccaatggttgttcgatcacttaaagtgaataaagatttgttccgacctccaggagaggatgaggaactccttggtcccgaagtgcCCTATCTCaatgcaattggtgcactaatgtatcttgctaatgctacaaggcctgacatagcattttctgttaatttactagcaaaatatagttcttctcctacacggagacattggaatgtgattaagcatatattgcgatatttaaagggaattcttgatatgagtttgttttatgctaacaaagatagtgcagatcttgttggttatgcatatgcatgttatttatctgatccccataaagctagatttcaaaccgggtacgtttttacatgtggaggtactatcatatcatggcgctccacaaagcaatctattgtttctacttcttcaaatcatgctgaaataatagctattcatgaagtaaATAGGGAacgcgtatggttgagatcaataattcattttattcgagaaaaatgtggtttggaatgtgagaaaagacccacaattttatatgaagacaatgatgcatgcatagcccaattgaagagaggatttataaaaggagatagaacgaagcacatttcaccaaaattattctacacacatgatcttaagaaaaatggtgacattgatgtgcaacaaatctgttcaagtgacaatccggcagatttattcactaaatctttaccaacttcaacttttaagaagatggtatacaagattggaatgcgg contains:
- the LOC104108777 gene encoding FRIGIDA-like protein 5 isoform X2 → MGVLEKISEALHNNEEKTVELRQKIFNLVSEWGTFEKDLELSSKCLKECFNEMESSEMHLGSVQESAAESLKELNAIRESVERKREEVERKEEELESKWKDLSLARKGFAETVKLREEKLNDQEKVVERLWDEVEFERKQTGDVEEKLIEIRLKEKDLNRIQSWIHHETHALELKDQELAERMEEIQVKEHNLQSMKKELEDREMGLESLNKELVIKECKLDNVKKELRVKENNLDYVKKELRENENNLQSVKKELRENENNLEPLKKALAVKESRLDGVMKEVRLKESKLEIMKKELREKENNLESMNKELAVKENRLDSMQKEVRGEESKLEILKKELGEKENNVESVNKELAVRENRLEGVKKVLRVKESNLDYLEKELRENEKKLVHAKKELREKETNLDSLKKELTYKENMLDSMKKELRLKGSNLDIVMKELKEKEKNLDFVKKDLREEEINVDAVKKELSVKENMLDNMKKELGLKESNLDIVMKELKEKEKNLDFVKKELREKENEFESVKKEFKAEADNLIALRKQLESKEDFLSSMKKELEHKEKFHDVMKKKLELHEEHLKSFNERLNLRERELDSFQEAYKQRFEELNSKEKKLDSVEEFAKKNYEGFQSEKKIFLAEQGLFEQRMKEVILREERVKDRLEELESREKHFEDRCKELGEKEKQLNAIPNAHIKSEPAEEVALDRVNAIVGNSTVTSFVVIMDGKRLQIFLNEHEKELDLMSDEVFKALQMSPDPAQLVLDAMEGFYPPHLRKGETEFEGSVARRSCILLLEQLIRVSPEIRGFVRGVARNIARDWKVKMKVTKGNQDEILGFLYLLAAYNLASSFKVDDLMILLEIVAKHDKFAELCGSLGMKQNLPGFVQNLLTQQRHLEAIRYAYAFELVDQFPPTAILKNYMEYVERNYVNVCEKETCSFEEKIEAIEQRVASIRAVIRCILNYKLQSKYPIEHLEECIEMLTRQKEDQAALCVIYEAKTPEQANVNQLGSTNPSSPTGTKSLNSASFSARTPSCTLDHSNAMPIILMNMSGEDLQNFLNKHLKEHKLLRSEVFSALLMSLDSGMLVLEALVGFYPPDYQKEEIEFNRNIIRQSCILLLEQFMELSPGIKPEAKLEASKLAFAWKAKMMGEMENHLAILGFLLLVGSYRLASAFDKDELESLYHKVSPHVNTSEICHALGISDNTSKESKRHKAQCCTDESICNNTDMKCEGHDVICNCASSLHRTLDPALLVLDAFRSCHPTKLGRCENFPSVMRSFSDLLDQLREVSPEIKPHVKVGAIAFAVDWYSTLIGSQLNISEFLAFVQLLAIYKIIDSFHSDALFGLLEKVQPTERVVTLFKILGLIDKIRCFVQNLINKKQWMVAFTYVYEFDLVNLVSPVMLLRDYVRHSEEIAKQILHAGNSSHRAQMKAISYEINALRNAVRHIVDRGLQSEYSPSQLQEQIETLQFQMSNSSQSSSNRNFTAKFQQVKTNKGTCRPAPIAQVRKEFMKKRSAPAGDTDVIHRTRRKQNFKRHRHLSMRR
- the LOC104108777 gene encoding FRIGIDA-like protein 5 isoform X1, whose amino-acid sequence is MGVLEKISEALHNNEEKTVELRQKIFNLVSEWGTFEKDLELSSKCLKECFNEMESSEMHLGSVQESAAESLKELNAIRESVERKREEVERKEEELESKWKDLSLARKGFAETVKLREEKLNDQEKVVERLWDEVEFERKQTGDVEEKLIEIRLKEKDLNRIQSWIHHETHALELKDQELAERMEEIQVKEHNLQSMKKELEDREMGLESLNKELVIKECKLDNVKKELRVKENNLDYVKKELRENENNLQSVKKELRENENNLEPLKKALAVKESRLDGVMKEVRLKESKLEIMKKELREKENNLESMNKELAVKENRLDSMQKEVRGEESKLEILKKELGEKENNVESVNKELAVRENRLEGVKKVLRVKESNLDYLEKELRENEKKLVHAKKELREKETNLDSLKKELTYKENMLDSMKKELRLKGSNLDIVMKELKEKEKNLDFVKKDLREEEINVDAVKKELSVKENMLDNMKKELGLKESNLDIVMKELKEKEKNLDFVKKELREKENEFESVKKEFKAEADNLIALRKQLESKEDFLSSMKKELEHKEKFHDVMKKKLELHEEHLKSFNERLNLRERELDSFQEAYKQRFEELNSKEKKLDSVEEFAKKNYEGFQSEKKIFLAEQGLFEQRMKEVILREERVKDRLEELESREKHFEDRCKELGEKEKQLNAIPNAHIKSEPAEEVALDRVNAIVGNSTVTSFVVIMDGKRLQIFLNEHEKELDLMSDEVFKALQMSPDPAQLVLDAMEGFYPPHLRKGETEFEGSVARRSCILLLEQLIRVSPEIRGFVRGVARNIARDWKVKMKVTKGNQDEILGFLYLLAAYNLASSFKVDDLMILLEIVAKHDKFAELCGSLGMKQNLPGFVQNLLTQQRHLEAIRYAYAFELVDQFPPTAILKNYMEYVERNYVNVCEKETCSFEEKIEAIEQRVASIRAVIRCILNYKLQSKYPIEHLEECIEMLTRQKEDQAALCVIYEAKTPEQANVNQLGSTNPSSPTGTKSLNSASFSARTPSCTLDHSNAMPIILMNMSGEDLQNFLNKHLKEHKLLRSEVFSALLMSLDSGMLVLEALVGFYPPDYQKEEIEFNRNIIRQSCILLLEQFMELSPGIKPEAKLEASKLAFAWKAKMMGEMENHLAILGFLLLVGSYRLASAFDKDELESLYHKVSPHVNTSEICHALGISDNTSRSDDLPSIEESKRHKAQCCTDESICNNTDMKCEGHDVICNCASSLHRTLDPALLVLDAFRSCHPTKLGRCENFPSVMRSFSDLLDQLREVSPEIKPHVKVGAIAFAVDWYSTLIGSQLNISEFLAFVQLLAIYKIIDSFHSDALFGLLEKVQPTERVVTLFKILGLIDKIRCFVQNLINKKQWMVAFTYVYEFDLVNLVSPVMLLRDYVRHSEEIAKQILHAGNSSHRAQMKAISYEINALRNAVRHIVDRGLQSEYSPSQLQEQIETLQFQMSNSSQSSSNRNFTAKFQQVKTNKGTCRPAPIAQVRKEFMKKRSAPAGDTDVIHRTRRKQNFKRHRHLSMRR